CAAAAGTTTTGGGGCCCCCCCTCCCATTTTCCCTCATTCTGAACCtttccaaaaaccccaaattttgcccaaactgccccaaaattattcagaacccccccaaaattATTCACAACCCCCCTAAAATTTtttgggacccccccaaattttttgggacccccccaaattttTTGGGACCTCCCCCAAATTCAGGAACCCCAAATTTTCGCTCTCCCCCCAAActtcccaaaatgcccccaaatttttccctcctccccagaaTTTTCCAGAACCCCCGAAATTcttcaggacccccccaaaatgatccagaaaccccaaaataatttttgggACCCCCCCAGAATTTTTGGGGCCCCCCCAAATTTGGGTTCTCACCGAtctggagctgcctctggagcCTCTGGAGGCTGCGCTGGCGGTAGCGGCCCTGGGCGGCCTGGAGGGACCCCGTGAGCCCCCAAAActgctgggccaggagcccgtgCTGGGgtgggaacccccaaaatccgtCAGggccaccccaaaaaccccaaaatgccaaaaaacccaaaaaaaatccGTCCAGGAATGAGGAAAATCCACCCAGAAATggccaaaatccacaaaatccccataaaaatccACCCAGGAATggtcaaaatcccaaaaatcacgATAAAAATCCAgccaaaattaacccaaaatccCACTCAGGAAGCCCCAAAATCGGTCAGGgcgaccccaaaatcccaaaaaacccaaaaaaatccgtCCAGGAATGgccaaaatccacccagaaatggccaaaatccccaaaaatcccaaaaaaaatccacccagatcaacccaaaatccccaaaatcccgatAAAAATCCAgccaaaattaacccaaaatcccactcaggaacccccaaaatcgGTCAGggccaccccaaaaaccccaaaatgccaaaaaaccccaaaaaaatccatccaGGAATGAGGAAAATCCACCCAGAAATGGCCAAAATCcactaaaatccccaaaaaatgaaCCCAGGAATGGCCAAAATCCCCATGAAAATCCACCCAGATCAACCCAAAATCCCActcagggaaccccaaaatccgtCAGggccaccccaaaaaccccaaaatcccaaaaaaccccaaaaaaatccgtCCAGGAATggccaaaatccacccaaaaatggccaaaatccccaaaaatccccaaaaaaatctgccCAGGAATGGCCAAAATCCCCATGAAAATCCACCCAGATCAACCCAAAATCCCactcagggacccccaaaatcggTCAGggccaccccaaaaaccccaaaatcccaaaaaaaccccaaaaaatcaaccctaaaatgaggaaaatccacccagaaatggccaaaatccccaaaaacccccaaaaaatgaaCCCAGGAATggccaaaatcccaaaaatccccatgaAAATGCAgccaaaattaacccaaaatcccactcaggaacccccaaaatcgGTCAGGgcgaccccaaaaaccccaaaatgccaaaaaaccccaaaaaaatccatccaGGAGTGgccaaaatccacccagaaatggccaaaatccacaaaatccCCACGAAAATCCACCCAGAAATggccaaaatcccaaaaaacccccatgaAAATCCACCCAGATCAACCCAAAATCCCACtcaggaacccccaaaatcgGTCAGggccaccccaaaaacccccaaatccccaaaaacccccaaaaaatcgaccctaaaatgaggaaaatccacccagaaatggccaaaatccccaaaaatccccataaaatgAACCCAGGAATggccaaaatcccaaaaatcacgATAAAAATCCAgccaaaattaacccaaaatcccactcagggacccccaaaatccgtCAGggccaccccaaaaaacccaaaaccccaaaaaacccccaaaaaatccgtCCAGGAATGAGGAAAATCCACCCAGAAATggccaaaatccccaaaaatccccacgAAAATCCACCCAGATCAACCCAAAATCCCGATAAAAATCCACCCAGATCAACCCAAAATCCCACTCAGGGGGCCCCAAAATCCATCAGggccaccccaaaaaccccaaaatcccccaaaacccccaaaaaatcgaccctaaaatgaggaaaatccacccagaaatggccaaaatccccaaaaatccccataaaatcCACCCAGGAATGGCCAAATTCagccaaacccacccaaaatcccatccaggaaaccccaaaaagccccagaaaaatccccaaaatttccacaaattcaccccaaaatcccctaaaaaacccaaattccccaaattcacccaaaatccccagaatttcccccaaaattccctcaaattttcccaaaaatcccccatactcaccccaaaatccccccaaaaaaccccagaatttcCCCTCAAAACCGTcctaaaaaaccctaaaaattcacccaaatttacccaaaaatccctggaattgcccccaaaattccctcaaatttaccaaaaaaatccctgaaaaattccccccaaaattcccaaaaattccccccaaaatttccccaattttgcCCCAAagtccccaaaattccccccaaaaattccctaaaaaacccaaaattgcccaaaatccccggaaTTTGCCCCAAATCCCGACCTGGGTCCGCCTGAGCCGAGCCCCAATGGAGTTCGGGGCCTCCTCGTCCTCCTTGggtggggccagggctgggaaatggggaaaaaaacccaaaaattgggaaaatcccaaaaattgggaaaatcccaaaattgggaaaaagccaaaaattggggaaatcccaaaaattggggaaatcccaaaaattggggaaaatgggaaaattgggaaaaacccaaaaattgggaaaatggggatttttggggcaattctggggcatttttggggttatttttggggcatttttagggattttttggggatttttggaagtaattttggggcaattttaagggatttttgggatatttttggggtcttttaggggttatttttggggtaattttaggcatttttggggtaattttggggtattttgggggttattttagggatttttggggttattttagggattttttagggtaattttggggggttttggggttatttttggggtaattttgagGAGTTATAGGAGTaatttttgggttatttttagggttattttagggattttgggggttattttggggttagttttggggtgttttggggttattttaggggtaattttggggtaattttagGGTTATTTTAggggttattttgggggtgttttgggggttgttttagGGGTTGTTtctggggtaattttggggttatttttggggcaattttggggctggttttggggttatttttggggttattttaaggattttttggggtaattttgagGTGATTTGGGGTTATTATAGAAGTaatttttgggttatttttggggttattttagggatttttgggggttatttttggggtaattttggggattttttggggtaatttttggggcaatttttggggtaattttgggggattttttggggtaattttggggtgttttaggggttatttttggggtaattttggggattttttggggtaattttagggattttttggggtaattttggggtgttttggggttacCTCTGAGCCCGCCCTGGATCTCCCGGGTCAAATCCTGGATCTCGTcccggagctgctgcagctcctcctgcagctctgcagacccaaaaatggggaaatttcacccaaaaaatcaaccaaaattTACACAGAAATTCCTTGAAAATTGGCacaaaaatccaaccaaaattcacccaaaaaaccccaaaaattcctccccaaatctcccaaaattcacccaaaacccccccagaattctccccccaaactcccctgAATTTCcacaaaaatctcccaaaattccccaaaattgtcctaaaatctccccaaatccccccagaattttccccaaaatgccccaaattttccccaaaaaaatcatccaaaaaatgccccaaattcacTCAAAACTTCCCCGAAGTTCTCctccaaaattcaccccaaaatcctgaagagtccctcaaaaattccccaaaaattggtcccaaaattgcccaaattcATCCAAAATTCTCCCccaaaatgcctcaaaatttcccccaaaatttcccccaaactgccccaaaattcccccaaattttccccccaaaattccaccaaatcctcccaaattttcccccagaaaTGTCCAAATTCtctccaaaatttccccaaaattgcccaaaatttccccaaattcccccaaactcACCAGGAGGGGGGAGGGGCGTTCCCAGGGctctctcctggagctgctccagcgcCGCCGCCTTCAGGGCCAGCGCCCCCAGGGACGCGCGGACACGGCGGCCCTGTCGTGATATCAATGGATATATCGCGATATGAATGGGTTATATCGTGATATACAACATCACACAGGGCCAGCGCCCCCAGGGACGCGCGGACACGGCGCCCCTGTCGTGATATCAATGGGTTATATCGCGATATCAATGGGTTATATCGTGATATAGGGGGTTACAAAGGGACAGCGCCCCCAGGGACACGTGGACATGGCGCCCCTGTTGTGATATATCGTGATATGGATGGGTTATATTGGGATATCCATGGGTTATATCGTGATATAGAGCATCAGACAGAGCCAGTGCCCCCAGGGACACGCGGACACGGCGCCCCTGGCACGATATATCATGATATGGATGGGGTATATCGCGATATGGACAGGCTATATCGTGATATGAAGGAGTTATGATGTCATATTGACTGGTCGTATCACGATATGGACAGGTTATATCATGATATCGATGGCTTATATCGTGATATCAATGAGTTATATCAGAATATGAAGGCGTTATATCGCGATATAAAGGGGTTATGATGTGATACTGACAGGTTATATCGTGATACCCATGGGTTATATCGTGATATGAAGGGGTTATGATGTGATATTGACTGGTTATATCGTGATATGAAGGGGTTAAATCACGACAGCGCCCCCGTATCGTGATAGGGACAGGGATATCGCGATAGGAAGGGGTCAGATCGCGATAGGAACCAGTTCTATCACAGTAGGGACCGGTTCTATCGCGGTAACACCACAAGAGAACCCCGCCAGAACCAGGAGAGGGGAAACAAGATGCAAATGAGATGCAAATGAGATGCAAATGAGATGCAAATGAGATGCAAAAGGGGCGGGACCCACCTGGGCCAGGGCGGGGTCCTGGGGGCTGAGGAGCCGCCCCTCCCCCCACGGCCCCTCCCCCTCCGAGTCCGAGTCCGAGACCTGGgaagggaaaattgggggaaaaaatctcaGATTTGggccaaaaaaatccaaaatttgggccaaaaatccaaaatttgGCGGGAAAAAATTCCGGATTTAGGGTAAAAAATCCAAATTCTTCCTCATTCTTGGACGGTTTTCCCCCTTTTTCGCCTCCAGTTCCCcaattttgggttcattttcttcattttggggtaaaatttcccatttttggccccttttccacattttttgcctccttttcccatttttgtgctctttttccccatttttgagggttttttctccattttttttggtctatttttcccaattttgcggattttttcctcattttttgggatttttacccccatttttctgctttttccccatttttggcaCTTCCCCCTATTTTGCACATCCCCGATCCCGATTTTGGgctccttttcccatttttgtgctccttttccccaatttttgtccttttttctccatttttggccttttttccccttttccgcCATTTTCAGgccttttccccatttctcgcctcttttcccccatttttctcctctttctccccattttccgCCACTTCTCCCCCATTTTCGGGGTCCCCGGTTCCGATCCCGGGCTCCTTTTCCcgtttttcctcctctttttcccgatttttgcacttttttccccattttttcgcCTCTCGCCTGATGCAGTTCCCGCGTCCGGTCCCTCATGGCGGATACAACCGGAAGTGGCCGCGCCGCGCATGCGCAGCACCCACAGGCAAAACCATAGAGAGGCCTCAGAGTCCTCCAGCACCATCGAGACCGACCGGAAGTCCTCCAAAACCATAGAGACCAACAGGAAGTCCTCCAAGATCATAGAGACCAACCGGAAATCATAGCGAAAACCCGGAAATTAACCGGAAATACCCCGGAGATGAGCTAGATGCTTCCAAAACCATAGAGATAAACCGGAAGTCTCTCAAAAATCATAAAGATGAACCTGAAGACCTCCAAAATCGTAGAGACAAACCGGAAAAGCTCTAAAACAACAGAGACGAGCCGGAAGTCGCCGCGAAAAACCATGGAGACACCCGGAAGTCCTCCCGCAAACCACAGAGACGAGCCGGAAGTGCTTCCCATAAACCACGGAGAGGGGGGCGTGGCCTGGGGCGGAGCCGCTTCCGGGTTTCGGCGGGAGCGGTGAGCGGCTCGCGGGGGTCGCCATGGCAACGGCCCCGCCCATTGCGACccccgggggggggggagagggaaACGGGAGGGACCAATGggggggggagcaggggggatttggggccatttcggGCGATTTTGGGTCAATTTAGGGGAATTTGGGTCCCTCTGAGGGAATTCTGGGGTCCTCGGGTCCCTCTTGGATGATATTGGGGCCATTTAAGGCGATTTTGGGTCCATTTCAGGTGACTTTGGTCCCTTTAAGGAAGTTTTTGGTTCCTTTAAGGGGATTTTGGGTCCCTTTCGGGAgattttgggtcaattttgggtggattttgggtcattttccGTTGATTTTGCTTCCTCCCGGGTGATTtttgggtccttttttgggcgattttgggtcattttcagttgattttttttggcGCTGATTTAAGGAGAATTTGGGTCcatttcaggggattttgggtcCCTTTCTGACGATTTTTTTGACTCCTCCAGGTGATTTTTGGGTCCATTTGAGGAGATTTTGAGTCGCCCCCCCCAGGTCCCTTTTCAGGTGATTTTGGTTTAATTTAAGGTGAATTTGGGTCCATTTCAGGtcattttgggtccatttcaGGCCATTTTGGGTCAATTCAAGGCCATTTTGAGCCCATTTCAGGCAATTTCTGCCCTCGCCAGGTGcccccacctgcccaggtgcttttatgggattttgggtcaATTCAAGGCCATTTTGGGTCAATTTCAGGTCATTTTGGGTCCATTTAAGGCGAATTTGGGTCATTTCAAggccattttgggtccatttaATGTCATTTTGAGTCCCTCtcaggtgattttggggtcaaTCAAGACGATTCTGGGTCCATTTAAGGTGAATTTGGGTCATTTCAAGGCCATTTTGGGGACCATTTAATGTCATTTTTGGCCCCTCtcaggtgattttggggtcaaTTAAGACGATTTTGGGTCAATTCAAGGCCATTTTGAGCCCATTTCAGGCAATTTCTGCCCTCGCCAGGTGcccccacctgcccaggtgcttttatgggattttgggtccATTTAATGTCATTTTTGGTCCCTCtcaggtgattttggggtcaaTCAAGACGATTCTGGGTCCATTTAAGGGGATTTTGGGTCAATTCAAggccattttgggtccatttaATGTCATTTCGGGGACCATTTAATATCATTTTTGGCCCCTCtcaggtgattttggggtcaaTTAAGACGATTTTGGGTCCATTTCAGGTCATTTTGGGTCAATTCAAGGCCATTTTGGGGACCATTTAAtgtcatttttggggtcaatTAAGACGATTTTGGGTCAATTCAAGGCCATTTTGGGTCAATTCAAGGTGATTTTGGGCCCATTTCAGGCCATTTTGGGTCAATTCAAGGCCATTTTGGGTCCCTTTCAGGCCATTTTGGGCCCTTTCAGGCCATTTTGGGTCAATTCAAAGCCATTGTGTGTCCATTCAAGGCCATTGTGTGTCCATTTAAGGGGATTTTGGGTCAATTTAATGTCAATTTTGGGTCCATTCCAGGCGATTTCTGCtctccccaggtgcccccacctgcccaggtgcGATGGgcgagcccggccccgcccccgagGAGCCGGCCCGGGACCCCCCGGGGCCGCTGGCGCTGCTGCGCTCGCGGGCGCTCGACGTCACCTTCGAGGTGGGCGACGACTACGAAATCATCGAGACCATCGGCACCGGCGCCTACGGCGTGGTCAGCTCGGCGCGGAGACGGGACACAGGTGAGGCACACCTGGGATagacctggggacacctggggacacctgggatagacctggggacacctgagatacacctgagaCAGGTgaggcacacctgggacacacctggggacacctggggacacctggggacacctgggggacaggtgagacacacctggggacacctggggacacctgaaaatacctggggacacctgggatagacctggggacacacctggggacacctggggacacctgggacacacctgggacaggtgaggcacagctgggatagacctggggacacctgaaaatacctggggacacacctggggacacctgggttacacatgagatacacctgggacaggtgaggcacacctggggacacctggggacacctggggacacctgaaaATAccggggcacacctgggggacaggtgagacacacctggggagaCCTGAAAATACCTGGGATagacctggggacacctgggacaggtgagacacacctggggacacctgggatagacctggggacacctgggacaggtgaggcacacctgggatacacctgggatagaCCTGGGGACATCTGTGGACACCTGAAAatacctggggacacacctggggtgcacctgagatacacctgagacaggtgagacacacctggggacacacctggacacacctgggggacaggtgagacaaacctggggacacctgggacaggtgagacaaacctggggacacacctggggacacctgaaaatacctggggacaccttggacaggtgagacacacctggggacacctgagataCGCATGGGATACAGCCAGGATACACC
The window above is part of the Agelaius phoeniceus isolate bAgePho1 chromosome 37, bAgePho1.hap1, whole genome shotgun sequence genome. Proteins encoded here:
- the LOC143696675 gene encoding syntaxin-4-like, whose protein sequence is MRDRTRELHQVSDSDSEGEGPWGEGRLLSPQDPALAQGRRVRASLGALALKAAALEQLQERALGTPLPPPELQEELQQLRDEIQDLTREIQGGLRALAPPKEDEEAPNSIGARLRRTQHGLLAQQFWGLTGSLQAAQGRYRQRSLQRLQRQLQIAGRPPPSQEELEAMLEPGQSRVFVSHVLPPLSARALDEAGQRHRELQRLERGLRELGELFQLLGSTVEAQGDVIDRIELQVQHSGAHLEKGRGHLQGAGQRQKAARRKRIALAACASVAILVLVAIVAASVASG